One window from the genome of Candidatus Synechococcus calcipolaris G9 encodes:
- a CDS encoding zinc-dependent alcohol dehydrogenase, translating to MMQAAVLYGKEDVRLETLADPIPAAGEIVIQVQAATTCGTDLKVWRRGGHARMLTPPILFGHEAAGTIVALGKGVEGWQIGDRVVANNSAPCGHCFYCQRQEYSLCPNLEFNNGTFAEYLKIPASIVTRNLLPIPEDLSYDLASLTEPLACVLHGIARSGFQPEQVHTWPSPPQIVVIGDGAIGLMFVGVLAQRGAEVIVFGGSDQRLAIAQIYGAKATFNHHTCGEMAALVRELTDGRGADVVIEATGVPTVWERAIACGRPGATINLFGGCPRDTQIRVNTEQLHYNELTLKGVFHNTPQFVRESLEFISKRILPLEHLITGMASLGDIESVLQAMKARQAIKVALHP from the coding sequence ATGATGCAGGCAGCAGTGCTATACGGCAAAGAAGATGTCCGTTTGGAAACCTTGGCGGATCCAATCCCGGCAGCGGGTGAAATCGTTATACAGGTACAGGCCGCAACCACCTGTGGCACCGATCTAAAGGTTTGGCGGCGGGGTGGCCATGCACGAATGCTGACACCACCGATTCTGTTTGGTCACGAAGCAGCGGGCACGATCGTTGCCCTTGGCAAAGGGGTTGAAGGCTGGCAGATCGGCGATCGCGTCGTTGCCAATAATTCGGCTCCCTGTGGTCACTGTTTCTATTGCCAGCGTCAAGAATATTCCCTTTGCCCCAATTTAGAATTTAACAATGGCACCTTTGCCGAATACCTGAAAATTCCGGCATCCATCGTCACCCGCAACCTATTGCCTATTCCTGAGGATCTATCCTACGACCTTGCTTCCCTGACCGAACCCCTGGCCTGCGTTCTCCACGGCATTGCCCGATCGGGATTTCAACCGGAGCAGGTTCATACCTGGCCCAGTCCACCCCAGATTGTAGTCATTGGGGATGGGGCCATTGGCCTGATGTTTGTGGGGGTTTTAGCCCAACGGGGGGCGGAGGTGATTGTTTTTGGGGGGTCTGATCAACGCCTAGCGATCGCCCAAATCTATGGAGCTAAGGCCACCTTTAATCACCATACCTGTGGAGAGATGGCAGCCCTTGTCCGGGAACTCACCGATGGACGGGGGGCCGATGTAGTCATTGAAGCCACAGGCGTACCCACGGTCTGGGAGCGGGCGATCGCCTGTGGTCGCCCCGGTGCAACGATTAATCTGTTTGGTGGCTGTCCCCGCGATACCCAAATCAGGGTAAACACCGAACAACTCCACTACAATGAGCTAACTCTCAAAGGCGTGTTCCATAATACCCCCCAGTTTGTGCGCGAAAGCTTAGAATTTATTTCCAAGCGGATACTCCCCC
- a CDS encoding PrsW family glutamic-type intramembrane protease produces MQYTGVLRQVTPESGQYGLTLTEDTLIGRDPSTCQIVLTSDRYGSVSRHHVRLHPETADQQYPTWRITDLGSVNGTFINGERLEGSRVLQGGDRIHLGLQGPEFILEYLPLTYVIQGSESTAGAGLTLTQLLPILAIGQDWVRKAYLLPGIVTVLAVILLFATTGQGAAFKVILAVYLGSAGYYFIYELCGKRKPWWVLMGSLGLEMVILISPLLPLFIFIFRDLLPGQIPPGENRFLAQLVRHFFGSGLMEELLKVLPVFVAYGLGRWLRSPWRQKIGVWEPLDGILLGSAAALGFTWMETLGQYVPNIAGEMGDLTGLQVLIPRVLGSLAGHMAYTGYFGYCIGLSVLYPRQRYPILLVGWGVAALLHALWNASSVSFGPSGLVIVGILSYVFLTAAILKARQLSPTRSQNFATRFYGYQQR; encoded by the coding sequence ATGCAATATACCGGTGTACTGCGACAAGTCACACCTGAGTCCGGTCAATATGGGCTGACCTTAACCGAAGATACCCTCATCGGCCGAGACCCTAGTACCTGTCAAATTGTCCTGACATCCGATCGCTATGGTTCCGTCTCCCGTCATCATGTGCGCCTCCATCCGGAAACGGCAGATCAACAATACCCCACCTGGCGAATTACGGATTTAGGTAGCGTGAATGGCACATTTATTAATGGTGAACGTTTAGAGGGATCACGGGTATTACAGGGGGGCGATCGCATCCATTTGGGACTTCAGGGGCCAGAATTTATCCTGGAATATTTGCCCTTAACCTATGTGATCCAGGGATCGGAATCTACGGCTGGGGCGGGACTGACCTTGACTCAACTCCTGCCCATTCTTGCCATTGGCCAAGACTGGGTGCGTAAAGCCTACTTGCTTCCTGGGATTGTCACGGTGTTAGCCGTGATTTTACTGTTTGCCACCACGGGACAGGGGGCAGCCTTTAAGGTGATTTTAGCCGTCTATTTAGGCAGTGCGGGGTATTACTTTATCTACGAACTGTGCGGTAAGCGCAAGCCCTGGTGGGTCTTAATGGGTAGCCTCGGCTTGGAAATGGTGATCTTGATCAGTCCCCTTTTACCCCTATTTATTTTTATCTTTCGAGATCTGTTACCGGGTCAGATACCACCAGGGGAAAACCGTTTTTTAGCTCAACTGGTGCGACATTTTTTTGGTTCGGGATTGATGGAAGAGTTGCTGAAGGTATTGCCGGTTTTTGTTGCCTATGGTCTTGGGCGGTGGTTGCGATCGCCCTGGCGGCAAAAAATTGGCGTATGGGAACCCTTGGATGGCATTCTCTTAGGATCAGCCGCGGCTTTGGGCTTTACCTGGATGGAAACCCTGGGGCAGTATGTGCCCAATATTGCCGGGGAAATGGGTGATTTAACAGGGCTACAGGTACTCATTCCCCGCGTGTTGGGGTCTTTAGCGGGTCACATGGCCTATACGGGGTACTTTGGCTATTGCATTGGTTTAAGTGTGCTTTATCCCCGGCAACGCTATCCTATTCTGCTGGTGGGTTGGGGTGTGGCCGCCCTTCTCCATGCCCTGTGGAATGCGTCATCCGTGAGCTTTGGCCCCTCAGGACTGGTCATTGTCGGGATTTTATCCTATGTATTTTTGACCGCTGCTATCCTAAAGGCTCGGCAGTTATCACCCACGCGATCGCAAAACTTTGCTACCCGATTTTATGGTTATCAACAACGTTAA
- the uvrC gene encoding excinuclease ABC subunit UvrC, whose product MVEPLLKDPDRLGARLKELPSSPGVYLLRDKTDQILYIGKSKRLRSRVRSYFRESASLGPRLELMVYQVADIEFIVTDTEAEALALEANLIKQHQPHFNVLLKDDKKYPYLCITWSETYPRIFITRKRRMAAARDRYYGPYVDTRLLRQTLALVKRLFPLRQRPQPLFKDRPCLNYDLGRCPGVCQKRISPEDYRKILNKVAMIFQGRTGELIETLSQQMQQAAAKLNFEQAARLRDQIAGLHYLGADQKVSLPDDTVSRDAIALAADEHHACVQLFQIRAGRLVGRLAFTADAQAAHPGLILQRVLESHYAQADPVEIPAEILVQVPLPESELLEDYLSQTKGRKVSILVPQRQLKADLIDMVARNAEHELTRIQNVGDRTQGALRDLAEILDLADMPHRIEGYDISHIQGADAVASRVVFIDGLPAKHHYRHYKIRNPEVKTGHSDDFASLAEVLQRRFRRYTTDPNLQRHGNEDWPDLIMIDGGKGQLSAVTTALADSGILEDLTIISLAKQREEIFIPNLGHPLPTDPEQPGVQLLRRLRDEAHRFALNFHRQKRNERMRRSRLDEIPGLGHQRQKELLATFRSIDYIRMATPEQLATVPGVGPRLAAQIYEYFHPDSVPR is encoded by the coding sequence ATGGTTGAACCCCTGCTCAAGGATCCCGATCGCCTAGGGGCCCGACTCAAGGAACTACCCAGTTCACCGGGGGTTTACTTACTGCGGGATAAAACCGATCAAATTTTATATATCGGTAAGTCAAAGCGACTGCGATCTCGGGTGCGTTCCTATTTTCGCGAGTCCGCTAGTTTGGGGCCACGCCTGGAACTCATGGTCTATCAAGTGGCTGACATTGAGTTTATTGTCACCGATACGGAAGCCGAAGCCCTGGCCTTAGAAGCTAACCTAATTAAGCAGCACCAACCCCATTTTAATGTCCTGCTCAAGGATGATAAAAAGTACCCCTACCTGTGCATTACCTGGTCTGAAACCTATCCCCGTATTTTCATTACCCGGAAACGGCGGATGGCAGCGGCCCGCGATCGCTACTATGGCCCCTATGTCGATACGCGGCTATTGCGGCAAACCCTGGCCCTGGTTAAGCGTCTATTTCCCCTCCGCCAACGCCCCCAACCCCTCTTCAAGGATCGCCCCTGCTTAAACTACGATTTAGGTCGCTGTCCTGGGGTCTGTCAAAAACGCATCAGCCCCGAAGACTACCGAAAAATTTTGAATAAGGTAGCCATGATCTTCCAAGGGCGCACGGGGGAACTCATCGAAACCCTCAGTCAACAAATGCAGCAAGCAGCGGCCAAGCTCAACTTTGAACAGGCGGCACGACTGCGGGATCAAATTGCCGGTTTGCATTACTTGGGGGCGGATCAAAAGGTATCCCTGCCCGATGATACGGTTTCGCGGGATGCCATTGCCCTAGCCGCCGATGAGCACCATGCCTGTGTTCAGTTATTTCAAATTCGCGCCGGCCGCCTAGTGGGGCGTTTAGCCTTTACCGCCGATGCCCAGGCGGCCCATCCTGGATTAATTCTCCAACGGGTGCTAGAGTCCCACTACGCCCAAGCGGATCCCGTGGAAATTCCCGCAGAAATTTTAGTCCAGGTACCGTTGCCCGAATCCGAGTTATTAGAGGACTACCTGAGTCAAACCAAGGGTCGAAAAGTTTCTATTTTGGTTCCCCAACGTCAGCTGAAAGCGGATCTCATTGATATGGTGGCGCGGAATGCCGAACACGAACTGACCCGGATTCAAAACGTGGGCGATCGCACCCAAGGGGCCCTGCGAGATCTGGCGGAAATTTTAGATCTGGCCGACATGCCCCACCGCATTGAGGGCTACGATATTTCCCATATTCAGGGGGCCGATGCCGTAGCCTCTCGGGTTGTTTTTATCGATGGCTTGCCCGCCAAACATCACTATCGTCACTATAAAATCCGCAACCCAGAGGTGAAAACCGGCCATTCCGATGACTTTGCCAGCCTTGCGGAAGTCCTGCAACGCCGCTTCCGCCGCTATACCACGGACCCCAACCTACAACGCCACGGCAACGAGGACTGGCCCGATCTGATTATGATTGATGGGGGGAAGGGGCAACTCTCCGCCGTCACCACCGCCCTAGCAGACTCAGGGATTCTGGAAGATCTAACGATCATTAGTTTAGCCAAGCAACGGGAAGAGATTTTTATTCCAAACCTTGGCCACCCCTTGCCCACGGATCCGGAACAGCCTGGGGTACAGCTTCTCCGCCGCCTCCGAGATGAAGCCCATCGCTTTGCCCTGAATTTCCATCGCCAAAAACGCAACGAACGGATGCGCCGATCCCGCTTAGACGAGATTCCGGGTCTGGGCCATCAACGCCAAAAAGAACTTTTAGCCACCTTTCGCTCCATCGACTACATTCGCATGGCTACCCCGGAGCAATTGGCCACGGTACCGGGGGTAGGGCCGCGCCTTGCCGCCCAAATTTATGAGTATTTCCATCCCGATAGTGTCCCTAGGTAA
- a CDS encoding phasin family protein, whose protein sequence is MDSKNLLQQLLLLGVGTTSLVADKLRQVTDQWVKEGRINADQAKTMVDEILENLRDDASSLDDAVQRQMKQFLEDLGVPRQSELDELRGRIDRLERELRELKNRSW, encoded by the coding sequence ATGGATAGTAAAAACCTACTGCAACAACTGCTCCTGCTGGGTGTGGGTACAACGTCCTTGGTCGCAGATAAGTTACGCCAAGTCACCGATCAGTGGGTGAAAGAGGGTCGTATCAATGCCGATCAAGCGAAAACCATGGTGGATGAAATTCTCGAGAACTTGCGGGATGATGCCTCTAGCCTGGATGATGCCGTACAGCGACAAATGAAACAATTTTTAGAGGATTTAGGGGTTCCCCGCCAGTCTGAATTGGATGAATTGCGTGGCCGTATCGATCGCCTAGAGCGGGAATTACGGGAGTTAAAAAATCGTTCATGGTAA
- a CDS encoding FKBP-type peptidyl-prolyl cis-trans isomerase, whose protein sequence is MSSILISLGVVIACVMVLVATQLINPQPPTAIAETVTPVTTLETPMDGNSAMTDLTPEYITTSSGLQYQDMVVGTGAQPKKGDTVTVHYTGTLTNGKVFDSSRDRGQPLQFRIGVGQVIKGWDEGVMSMQIGGRRKLVIPPDLAYGSRSVGGVIPANSTLVFDVELLGVQ, encoded by the coding sequence TTGTCTAGTATTCTCATTAGTCTTGGGGTTGTCATTGCCTGCGTCATGGTCTTGGTGGCCACCCAGTTAATCAATCCCCAGCCACCGACGGCGATCGCCGAAACGGTAACACCGGTAACGACCCTGGAAACTCCCATGGATGGAAACTCTGCCATGACAGACCTAACACCTGAGTACATCACCACAAGCTCCGGTTTGCAGTATCAAGATATGGTGGTCGGTACAGGGGCCCAACCCAAAAAGGGAGATACGGTGACAGTGCATTATACGGGCACGCTTACCAATGGCAAAGTGTTTGATAGCTCCCGAGATCGCGGTCAACCCCTCCAGTTCCGCATTGGTGTCGGGCAGGTGATCAAGGGTTGGGATGAAGGAGTAATGTCCATGCAAATAGGTGGTCGACGCAAGCTAGTCATTCCCCCAGATTTAGCCTATGGTTCCCGTTCCGTTGGCGGGGTAATTCCGGCAAACTCCACCTTGGTTTTTGACGTGGAACTGCTCGGAGTGCAGTAA
- the cpdA gene encoding 3',5'-cyclic-AMP phosphodiesterase, with protein sequence MAAPIHIVQISDLHLFGDRHGQLLGLETAASFQGVLQQIKELYPLPDLFLLTGDLAQDHSAAAYRYLWQCLSPFQRPTYWIPGNHDDISLMGVELTQSPFNSLKSFTVGDWRILLLNSQVTGSVYGQLSPATLGQLAQDLGQAPDQPTLLALHHPPFQVGAHWLDGSRLRNPEELFALLDQHPQVKLVIFGHIHQAFHHQRHGVHYFGTPSTCIQFRPQSNDFSLDTCDPGFRQLWLFADGRFETEITRVPMALSMDRTATGY encoded by the coding sequence ATGGCCGCCCCGATCCATATCGTCCAAATTTCAGATCTCCACTTATTTGGCGATCGCCATGGCCAGCTTTTAGGTCTGGAGACGGCGGCCTCCTTTCAGGGAGTCTTGCAACAAATTAAAGAGTTATATCCCCTCCCGGATCTCTTTTTACTGACGGGGGATTTAGCCCAGGATCACAGTGCCGCTGCCTATCGATATCTTTGGCAATGCTTAAGTCCGTTTCAGCGTCCAACCTACTGGATTCCCGGCAATCATGATGATATTAGCCTCATGGGAGTTGAACTCACCCAGTCCCCCTTTAATTCCCTTAAGTCCTTTACCGTGGGCGACTGGCGTATCCTGTTGCTCAACTCCCAGGTCACGGGTTCAGTCTATGGTCAACTTTCCCCAGCAACCCTAGGGCAATTAGCCCAGGATTTAGGTCAAGCTCCTGATCAACCAACACTGCTGGCCCTTCATCACCCCCCCTTCCAGGTCGGGGCCCATTGGTTAGATGGGAGTCGGCTGCGAAACCCGGAGGAGTTGTTTGCCCTCCTGGATCAGCACCCCCAGGTGAAGCTGGTTATTTTTGGCCATATTCATCAAGCCTTTCATCACCAACGCCATGGAGTTCATTACTTTGGTACTCCGTCAACCTGTATCCAGTTTCGTCCCCAGAGCAACGACTTTTCCCTAGATACCTGTGACCCTGGCTTTCGCCAACTCTGGTTATTTGCCGATGGCCGGTTTGAAACCGAGATCACTCGAGTACCCATGGCGTTAAGTATGGATCGCACCGCAACCGGATATTAA